From the genome of Duffyella gerundensis, one region includes:
- a CDS encoding NCS2 family permease, translating into MSTDSRPARGKLDAWFCLSARGSSVRQEIVAGLTTFLAMVYSVIVVPVMLGKAGFPPTAVFVATCLVASVGSIVMGLWANLPLAIGCAISLTAFTAFSLVLGQQISIPVALGAVFLMGVLFTLISVTGIRGWILRNLPTGVAHGTGIGIGLFLMLIAADSVGLVVKNSGAGLPVALGHFPSFPVIMTLLGLAAIFGLEKRRVPGGILMTIIAISIAGLIFDPAVSYQGLFAMPSLTDASGHSTLLSLDILGALQPVVLPSVLALVMTAVFDATGTIRAVAGQANLLDKDGQILNGGRALTTDSFSSIFAGLVGASPAAVYIESAAGTAAGGKTGLTAIVVGLLFLLILFMSPLAYLVPAYATAPALMYVGLLMLSNVAKIDFGDFVDAMAGLVTAVFIVLTCNIVTGIMLGFGTLVIGRLFAGEWRKLNVGTVVIAIALALFYAGGWAI; encoded by the coding sequence ATGTCGACCGACTCGCGTCCCGCTCGCGGTAAGCTTGATGCCTGGTTTTGTCTCTCAGCCCGTGGATCAAGCGTGCGCCAGGAGATTGTTGCCGGGCTGACCACCTTTCTTGCCATGGTCTATTCCGTCATTGTGGTGCCGGTTATGCTGGGCAAAGCGGGTTTTCCGCCAACGGCGGTGTTTGTCGCTACCTGTCTGGTGGCCAGCGTCGGGTCGATCGTCATGGGCCTGTGGGCCAATCTGCCGTTGGCGATTGGTTGCGCCATCTCGCTGACCGCTTTTACCGCCTTTAGCCTGGTGCTGGGGCAGCAGATCAGCATTCCGGTGGCGCTGGGTGCGGTATTTCTGATGGGCGTGCTGTTTACGCTGATTTCGGTGACCGGCATTCGTGGCTGGATCCTGCGTAATTTGCCCACCGGCGTGGCGCACGGCACCGGCATCGGCATCGGCCTGTTCCTGATGTTGATCGCCGCCGACAGCGTCGGGCTGGTGGTGAAAAACAGCGGTGCAGGCCTGCCGGTAGCGCTGGGGCATTTCCCGTCGTTTCCGGTGATCATGACGCTGCTCGGCCTGGCGGCTATTTTTGGCCTGGAGAAACGTCGCGTGCCGGGCGGCATCCTGATGACCATCATTGCTATTTCCATTGCCGGTCTGATTTTCGACCCGGCGGTGAGCTATCAGGGCCTGTTCGCCATGCCAAGCCTGACCGATGCCAGCGGCCACTCCACGCTGCTGAGCCTGGATATCCTCGGTGCCTTGCAGCCAGTGGTGCTGCCGAGCGTGCTGGCGCTGGTGATGACCGCGGTATTCGATGCCACCGGCACCATCCGTGCGGTCGCCGGGCAGGCTAACCTGCTGGATAAAGATGGCCAGATCCTCAACGGCGGACGCGCGCTGACCACCGACTCCTTCAGCAGCATTTTTGCTGGCCTGGTGGGTGCGTCGCCGGCGGCGGTGTATATCGAGTCGGCGGCCGGAACGGCGGCGGGCGGTAAAACCGGCTTAACCGCCATCGTGGTTGGGCTGCTGTTTCTGCTGATCCTGTTTATGTCACCGCTGGCTTATCTGGTTCCGGCTTACGCCACCGCGCCAGCGTTGATGTATGTCGGCCTGCTGATGCTGAGCAACGTGGCAAAAATCGACTTTGGTGATTTTGTCGATGCGATGGCCGGGTTGGTCACCGCAGTGTTTATTGTACTGACCTGTAACATCGTCACCGGCATCATGCTCGGTTTCGGTACGCTGGTGATTGGCCGCCTGTTTGCTGGTGAATGGCGCAAGCTGAACGTCGGCACCGTGGTCATCGCCATCGCACTGGCGCTGTTCTATGCTGGCGGCTGGGCAATTTAA
- the soxR gene encoding redox-sensitive transcriptional activator SoxR has translation MKKVRNTPKPVLTPGEVAKRSGVAVSALHFYEAKGLIASTRNGGNQRRYGRDVLRRVAIIKIAQRIGIPLATVSESLAHLPGDKRMSDSAWQQLTQQWRAELDNRIATLTRLRDDLDGCIGCGCLSMRDCPLRNPGDRLGEQGTGAILLDPDQDERS, from the coding sequence ATGAAAAAAGTTCGCAATACGCCAAAACCGGTGCTGACGCCGGGAGAAGTAGCCAAACGCAGCGGTGTTGCGGTCTCTGCACTGCATTTTTATGAGGCAAAAGGGTTGATCGCCAGCACGCGCAACGGCGGCAATCAGCGGCGCTATGGCCGTGATGTATTACGTCGCGTCGCCATTATTAAAATCGCCCAGCGCATCGGCATTCCTCTGGCGACGGTCAGCGAAAGCCTGGCGCACCTGCCGGGCGATAAGCGGATGTCGGACAGCGCCTGGCAACAGCTGACACAGCAGTGGCGCGCCGAGCTGGATAACCGCATCGCCACGCTGACTCGCCTGCGCGACGATCTCGATGGCTGCATCGGCTGCGGCTGTTTATCGATGCGTGACTGCCCACTGCGCAACCCAGGCGATCGGCTGGGCGAGCAGGGCACCGGCGCTATCCTGCTCGATCCGGATCAGGATGAGCGGAGCTGA
- a CDS encoding glutathione binding-like protein, whose amino-acid sequence MRPIGAAFGNGVQKAWLDKQVATHRDFIEQHLQRHPWFAGQHFSIADVQMSFPLQGLAARSSLDNAPAIRSWLEKITQRAAWQRAIKQGGELNLSGG is encoded by the coding sequence ATGCGTCCGATTGGCGCCGCTTTTGGTAACGGCGTGCAAAAAGCCTGGCTCGATAAGCAGGTCGCCACCCACCGAGACTTCATTGAGCAACATTTACAGCGCCATCCGTGGTTTGCTGGCCAGCATTTCAGCATCGCTGACGTACAGATGAGTTTTCCGCTGCAGGGCCTGGCGGCGCGCAGCAGCCTTGATAACGCGCCAGCGATTCGCAGCTGGCTGGAAAAAATTACCCAGCGTGCTGCCTGGCAGCGGGCGATCAAGCAGGGCGGAGAGCTTAATCTCAGCGGCGGGTAA
- a CDS encoding Na+/H+ antiporter, translating to MEIFFTILMMTLVVSLSGVAARIIPFQIPLPLVQIAAGALLAWPTFGLHVDFDPELFLVLFIPPLLFADGWKTPISEFLHHGREILGLALVLVLITVIGIGYLIYWMVPGIPLIPAFALAAVLSPTDAVALSGIVGEGRIPKKIMSIVQGEALMNDASGLVSLKFAVAVAMGTMVFTWSGASIEFLKVAIGGLVAGVAICWLYGRSLRLLSRWSGDDPATQTVLLLLLPFASYLIAEHLGVSGILAAVAAGMTITRSGIIRQAPLAMRLRANSVWQMLEFVFNGMVFLMLGLQLPDILQTSVEQANADPNVELWMLFADIGLVYLALMGVRFSWLWIMQRFSRRLLKKRPLEFGNYSMRELLIATFAGVRGAITLAGVLSIPLLLSSGEPFPARYELIFIATGVILFSLLIGVILLPMLLRGIDGVDHAGHRHEIQNARAIMAGVAIESLHKMEERLMKDSEENLDEELVKEVGSRVAGNLRRRLDGKENLEKSILAENLERRFRLNALRAERGEVYHLRATQQISNETMQKLLRDLDLLEAVLIDKEE from the coding sequence ATGGAAATCTTTTTTACTATTTTAATGATGACGCTGGTGGTATCGCTTTCCGGCGTTGCGGCTCGCATTATTCCTTTTCAGATACCGCTGCCGCTGGTGCAGATTGCCGCCGGTGCGCTGCTGGCATGGCCGACCTTTGGCCTGCACGTCGATTTCGACCCTGAACTGTTTTTGGTGTTGTTTATTCCGCCGCTGCTGTTTGCCGACGGCTGGAAAACGCCGATCAGCGAGTTTCTGCATCATGGCCGCGAGATCCTCGGATTAGCGCTGGTGCTGGTGCTGATTACGGTGATTGGTATTGGCTACCTGATTTACTGGATGGTGCCGGGCATTCCGCTGATTCCGGCCTTTGCGCTGGCGGCGGTGCTGTCACCTACCGATGCCGTCGCGCTCTCGGGCATTGTGGGCGAAGGCCGCATTCCGAAAAAAATCATGTCGATTGTGCAGGGTGAAGCGTTGATGAACGACGCATCAGGCCTGGTATCGCTGAAATTCGCCGTGGCAGTTGCGATGGGCACCATGGTGTTTACCTGGTCAGGCGCCAGCATTGAGTTCCTGAAGGTCGCCATCGGCGGGCTGGTGGCCGGTGTGGCGATTTGCTGGCTCTATGGCCGTTCGCTGCGCCTGCTGAGCCGCTGGAGCGGTGACGATCCGGCAACGCAAACCGTGCTGCTGCTGCTGCTGCCGTTTGCCTCTTACCTGATCGCCGAACATCTGGGCGTATCCGGTATCCTCGCAGCGGTTGCGGCGGGCATGACCATTACCCGTTCCGGCATTATTCGCCAGGCACCGCTGGCGATGCGTCTGCGCGCAAACAGCGTCTGGCAGATGCTGGAGTTTGTCTTTAACGGCATGGTGTTCCTGATGCTCGGTTTGCAGCTGCCCGATATTCTGCAAACCTCGGTTGAGCAGGCCAACGCCGATCCCAACGTCGAGCTGTGGATGCTGTTTGCCGATATCGGTCTGGTCTATCTGGCGCTGATGGGCGTGCGTTTTAGCTGGCTGTGGATCATGCAGCGCTTCAGCCGCCGTCTGCTGAAAAAGCGCCCGCTGGAGTTCGGCAACTACTCAATGCGCGAACTGCTGATCGCCACCTTTGCGGGCGTCCGCGGTGCGATTACGCTAGCGGGTGTGCTCTCTATTCCGCTGCTGCTCTCCAGCGGCGAGCCCTTCCCGGCCCGTTATGAGCTGATCTTCATCGCCACCGGCGTGATTCTGTTTTCGCTGCTGATTGGCGTGATCCTGCTGCCGATGCTGCTGCGCGGTATCGACGGCGTCGATCATGCCGGTCATCGTCACGAAATTCAGAACGCCCGCGCCATTATGGCTGGCGTGGCGATCGAGAGCCTGCACAAGATGGAAGAGCGGCTGATGAAGGACAGCGAAGAAAATCTCGATGAAGAGCTGGTGAAAGAGGTCGGCTCGCGCGTGGCGGGTAATCTGCGTCGCCGTCTGGATGGCAAAGAGAACCTCGAGAAATCGATTCTGGCTGAAAATCTGGAGCGGCGTTTCCGGCTTAACGCGCTGCGCGCCGAGCGCGGGGAAGTTTATCACCTGCGTGCCACTCAGCAGATTTCCAACGAGACCATGCAGAAACTGCTGCGCGATCTCGATCTGCTGGAAGCGGTACTGATCGATAAAGAAGAGTAA
- a CDS encoding DUF485 domain-containing protein, whose protein sequence is MINNIYQQVESSPRFQELVRKRQAFALVLTVIMLVLYVGFILLIAFAPGWLGTPLHAGTSVTRGIPLGVGLIVISFLLTGVYVWRANGEFDRLTKEIVREVQP, encoded by the coding sequence ATGATCAACAACATCTATCAACAGGTAGAAAGCAGCCCCCGCTTTCAGGAGCTGGTGCGCAAGCGGCAGGCCTTCGCGCTGGTGCTGACCGTCATTATGCTGGTGTTGTACGTCGGCTTTATCCTGCTTATCGCCTTTGCCCCCGGCTGGCTCGGCACGCCGCTGCATGCCGGAACCAGCGTGACACGCGGCATTCCGCTGGGCGTCGGCCTGATTGTGATTTCGTTTCTGCTTACCGGCGTCTATGTCTGGCGCGCCAACGGCGAATTCGATCGCCTGACCAAAGAGATCGTGCGCGAGGTGCAGCCATGA
- a CDS encoding YfaZ family outer membrane protein, with translation MNKKVLLSSGLAMMVLAGSAQAIEGSVDVGKHYTNLNVGLGTNSPGLFLNGNWLRSDHDGSLSGLGLGYNIDAGPLRVSPTAKAMYTHPENGKDGFAVAVGAGASYTFSDMFGLYGEYYYAPDAFADRIDSYQQASGGLSFTPISLLNVRVGYQYIELNNKDGRKDNVIADGPYVGASLRF, from the coding sequence ATGAATAAAAAAGTACTTTTGAGCAGTGGTCTGGCGATGATGGTGCTGGCGGGTTCAGCCCAGGCGATTGAAGGCAGCGTTGATGTGGGCAAGCATTACACTAACCTGAACGTCGGTCTGGGCACCAACTCACCGGGCCTGTTCCTGAACGGCAACTGGTTGCGTAGCGATCACGATGGCAGTTTATCGGGCCTCGGTCTGGGCTATAACATTGATGCAGGTCCGCTGCGTGTATCGCCAACGGCCAAAGCGATGTACACCCATCCGGAAAATGGCAAAGATGGCTTTGCGGTGGCGGTCGGTGCTGGTGCAAGCTACACCTTCAGCGATATGTTTGGCCTGTATGGCGAATATTATTATGCGCCAGATGCGTTTGCCGATCGTATCGACAGCTATCAGCAGGCCAGCGGTGGCCTGAGCTTTACGCCAATCTCGCTGCTGAACGTGCGCGTCGGTTATCAGTATATTGAGCTGAATAACAAAGATGGCCGCAAAGACAACGTCATTGCTGACGGTCCTTATGTTGGCGCTTCGCTGCGTTTCTGA
- the actP gene encoding cation/acetate symporter ActP, with protein sequence MFARVLAALGALPLGAQAADAISGAVERQPTNWQAIIMFLVFVGATLGITWWASKRTRSRSDYYTAGGNITGFQNGLAIAGDFMSAASFLGISALVYTSGYDGLIYSLGFLVGWPIILFLIAERLRNLGRYTFADVASYRLKQKPIRTLSACGSLVVVALYLIAQMVGAGKLIQLLFGLNYHVAVVLVGILMVLYVLFGGMLATTWVQIIKAVLLLFGASFMAIMVMKTVGFSFNNLFSQAMAVHPKGAAIMSPGGLVKDPISALSLGLGLMFGTAGLPHILMRFFTVSDAREARKSVFWATGFMGYFYFLTFIIGFGAILLVGANPAFKDAAGALIGGNNMAAVHLADAVGGSTFLGFISAVAFATILAVVAGLTLAGASAVSHDLYASVYRKGEASEKDELRVSKITVLILGVVAIALGILFEKQNIAFMVGLAFSIAASCNFPIILLSMYWSKLTTRGAMIGGWAGLLTAVILMILGPTVWVQVLGHSAPVFPYEYPALFSMLVAFIGIWFFSTTDTSASGHQERMLFRDQFVRSQTGIGIDQGKSH encoded by the coding sequence ATGTTTGCTCGGGTTCTGGCGGCGCTGGGCGCGCTGCCTTTGGGTGCGCAGGCGGCGGATGCCATCAGCGGTGCGGTTGAGCGTCAGCCGACCAACTGGCAGGCGATCATTATGTTTCTGGTGTTCGTCGGCGCGACGCTCGGCATCACCTGGTGGGCGTCCAAACGCACCCGCTCACGCAGCGATTACTACACCGCTGGCGGCAATATTACCGGCTTTCAGAATGGACTGGCGATCGCCGGTGACTTCATGTCCGCCGCGTCGTTTCTGGGTATTTCCGCGCTGGTTTATACCTCGGGCTACGATGGCCTGATCTATTCACTGGGCTTTCTGGTGGGCTGGCCGATCATTCTGTTTCTGATCGCAGAGCGTCTGCGTAACCTCGGCCGCTACACCTTTGCCGATGTCGCTTCCTATCGTTTAAAACAGAAACCGATTCGCACCCTGTCCGCCTGCGGCTCGCTGGTGGTAGTGGCGCTTTACCTGATCGCACAGATGGTTGGTGCCGGTAAGCTGATTCAGCTGCTGTTCGGCCTCAACTACCACGTTGCGGTAGTGCTGGTGGGCATTTTGATGGTGCTCTACGTGCTGTTTGGCGGCATGCTGGCCACCACCTGGGTGCAGATTATCAAAGCGGTACTGCTGCTGTTTGGCGCCTCGTTTATGGCCATTATGGTGATGAAAACGGTGGGCTTCAGCTTCAATAACCTGTTCAGCCAGGCGATGGCGGTGCATCCCAAAGGCGCGGCGATCATGAGCCCTGGCGGGCTGGTGAAAGATCCGATCTCGGCGCTGTCGTTGGGCCTCGGTTTGATGTTTGGTACCGCAGGCCTGCCGCATATCCTGATGCGTTTCTTTACCGTCAGCGATGCTCGCGAAGCGCGTAAAAGCGTGTTCTGGGCCACCGGCTTTATGGGTTACTTCTACTTCCTGACCTTTATTATCGGCTTCGGTGCCATTCTGTTGGTGGGGGCTAACCCGGCGTTTAAAGATGCCGCTGGCGCGCTCATTGGCGGCAACAATATGGCGGCGGTGCATCTGGCCGATGCCGTTGGCGGCAGTACCTTCCTCGGCTTTATCTCCGCTGTGGCCTTTGCCACCATTCTGGCGGTGGTTGCCGGTCTGACGCTGGCCGGTGCCTCGGCGGTGTCGCATGACCTTTACGCCAGCGTCTATCGCAAAGGAGAAGCGAGTGAGAAGGATGAGCTGCGGGTGTCGAAGATTACCGTGCTGATCCTCGGCGTGGTGGCTATCGCGCTGGGCATTTTGTTCGAGAAACAGAACATCGCCTTTATGGTGGGTTTGGCGTTCTCCATCGCCGCCAGCTGTAACTTCCCGATTATCCTGCTGTCGATGTACTGGTCGAAGCTGACCACGCGTGGCGCGATGATTGGCGGCTGGGCTGGCCTGCTGACCGCGGTGATCCTGATGATTCTGGGCCCGACCGTCTGGGTACAGGTTCTCGGTCACAGCGCACCGGTTTTCCCTTACGAATATCCGGCGCTGTTCTCGATGCTGGTGGCGTTTATCGGCATCTGGTTCTTCTCCACCACCGATACGTCTGCGTCTGGCCATCAGGAACGCATGCTGTTCCGCGATCAGTTTGTGCGTTCACAAACCGGTATTGGTATCGATCAGGGCAAGTCCCACTAA
- the soxS gene encoding superoxide response transcriptional regulator SoxS: protein MMHEEIIHSLTDWIDQNLDKTLSIDEVAAKSGYSKWHLQRMFRSVTRQTLGGYIRERRLTMAAEALCHSQRAVYDIAMQYGFDSQQTFSRVFRRQFSQTPTAYRHSMRRQNLQRAQKIGFDCTESGSFAQRTTGECCPLRPAGQERAQAV, encoded by the coding sequence ATGATGCATGAAGAGATAATTCACTCTCTGACTGACTGGATTGATCAGAACCTGGACAAGACGCTGTCGATTGATGAGGTGGCGGCGAAGTCGGGCTATTCGAAATGGCATTTACAGCGGATGTTTCGTAGCGTGACCCGTCAGACCCTGGGTGGCTACATTCGCGAGCGGCGTCTGACCATGGCCGCTGAGGCGCTGTGTCACAGCCAGCGCGCGGTTTACGATATTGCTATGCAGTACGGTTTTGATTCGCAGCAGACGTTTTCGCGCGTGTTCCGGCGGCAGTTCTCACAAACGCCGACCGCCTATCGGCACAGCATGCGCCGCCAGAACCTGCAGCGTGCGCAAAAAATTGGTTTTGACTGTACAGAAAGCGGCAGCTTTGCCCAGCGCACCACCGGCGAATGTTGCCCGCTGCGCCCGGCAGGCCAGGAGCGGGCTCAGGCGGTTTGA
- a CDS encoding YfaZ family outer membrane protein — MKSLFTLMALLLTLQAQAVSLGVDAGRSFTGLNAHTTITEGDRLMLGGEWLLPRESDVLYTANLQAGYLFAIRPFYVIPSMRTSYVAFSGQDAGYALSPGASIVWPVLRTVWLFADYHYAPDTLTLRMHGYQDMRLGVGTALMPSLQMQVGYRAVKLDGQNIQPDRSLADGWFIGARYLF, encoded by the coding sequence ATGAAATCACTTTTTACCCTTATGGCGCTGCTGTTGACGTTGCAGGCGCAGGCCGTTTCGCTCGGCGTTGATGCCGGACGCTCCTTCACCGGCCTGAATGCGCACACCACGATCACAGAGGGCGATCGCCTGATGCTCGGTGGCGAATGGCTTTTACCGCGCGAAAGTGACGTACTCTATACCGCTAACTTGCAGGCGGGCTATCTGTTCGCCATCAGGCCTTTCTATGTTATTCCTTCGATGCGCACCAGCTACGTCGCGTTCTCCGGTCAGGATGCGGGCTATGCGTTAAGCCCTGGCGCTAGCATCGTCTGGCCGGTGTTACGAACGGTGTGGCTGTTCGCGGATTATCATTACGCACCGGATACGCTGACGTTACGTATGCACGGCTATCAGGATATGCGGCTGGGTGTGGGGACCGCGCTGATGCCGTCGCTGCAGATGCAGGTGGGCTACCGTGCTGTAAAGCTGGATGGGCAAAATATTCAGCCCGATCGCAGCCTGGCTGACGGCTGGTTTATCGGCGCGCGCTATTTGTTCTGA